A DNA window from Camelina sativa cultivar DH55 chromosome 17, Cs, whole genome shotgun sequence contains the following coding sequences:
- the LOC104755954 gene encoding inosine-5'-monophosphate dehydrogenase 2, which produces MMSGGGFEDGFSAERLFSQGYSYTYDDVIFLPHYIDFSTDAVSLSTRLSKRVPLSIPCVASPMDTVSESHMAAAMAALGGIGIVHYNCDIDTQASVIRHAKSLRVPIASDAVFKSPDHQICSVDDFGPSSFVFVSQTGTLTPELLGYVSKSEWSSMKDDQKEMKIYDYMRSCESKDYNVPWDIDLDKIEAVLEDKQKGFVVLEKEGETVNVVTKDDVERVKGYPKLGSGTVGADNKWMVGAAIGTRDSDKERLEHLVKAGANVVVLDSSQGNSIYQIEMIKYVKNMYPELDVVGGNVVTMYQAENLIKAGVDGLRVGMGSGSICTTQEVCAVGRGQATAVYKVSTVAAQHGVPVIADGGISNSGHIVKALVLGASTVMMGSFLAGSTEAPGAYEYRNGRRVKKYRGMGSLEAMTKGSDQRYLGDTTKLKIAQGVVGAVADKGSVLKFVPYTMHAVKQGFQDLGASSLQSAHELLRDNVLRLEARTGAAQIEGGIHGLVSYEKKSF; this is translated from the exons ATGATGTCAGGAGGAGGATTCGAAGATGGATTCTCAGCTGAGAGACTATTCTCACAAGGATACTCATACACCTACGACGATGTGATCTTCTTACCTCACTACATCGACTTCTCCACAGACGCCGTCTCTCTATCCACGCGCCTCAGCAAGCGCGTTCCACTCTCGATCCCATGCGTCGCTTCTCCCATGGACACTGTTTCTGAATCCCACATGGCTGCTGCTATGGCTGCTCTTGGTGGAATCGGAATCGTTCACTATAACTGCGACATCGACACTCAAGCTTCCGTCATCCGTCACGCCAAGTCTCTCCGAGTTCCGATTGCTTCCGATGCTGTTTTCAAATCCCCAGATCATCAGATTtgttctgttgatgattttggtcCTTCTTCCTTCGTCTTCGTCTCCCAGACAg GAACATTGACACCGGAATTGTTGGGTTATGTCTCAAAATCTGAGTGGTCTAGTATGAAAGATGACCAAAAGGAGATGAAGATATACGATTACATGAGGAGTTGTGAGAGTAAAGATTACAATGTGCCGTGGGATATTGATCTTGATAAGATCGAGGCGGTTTTGGAAGATAAGCAGAAAGGATTTGTGGTTTTGGAGAAGGAAGGTGAGACAGTGAACGTAGTGACTAAAGACGATGTGGAGAGGGTTAAAGGATATCCCAAGTTAGGGTCAGGAACTGTTGGTGCAGATAATAAGTGGATGGTGGGTGCTGCTATAGGGACAAGGGATTCAGACAAGGAGAGGTTAGAGCACTTGGTGAAAGCTGGAGCTAATGTTGTGGTGTTGGATAGTTCGCAAGGGAACTCTATTTACCAGATTGAGATGATTAAGTATGTGAAGAATATGTATCCGGAGTTGGATGTAGTTGGTGGGAATGTGGTGACTATGTATCAGGCTGAGAACTTGATTAAAGCAGGAGTTGATGGGTTGAGAGTCGGTATGGGTTCTGGTTCTATATGCACAACACAAGAGGTTTGTGCCGTTGGACGTGGACAG GCTACTGCTGTGTACAAAGTCTCGACAGTTGCTGCTCAGCACGGTGTACCTGTTATTGCAGATGGTGGTATTTCAAACTCAGGTCACATTGTGAAGGCTCTAGTTCTTGGAGCATCAACTGTGATGATGGGAAGCTTCTTAGCTGGAAGCACCGAGGCTCCTGGAGCTTATGAATATCGG AACGGTAGAAGAGTGAAGAAATACAGAGGTATGGGTTCATTAGAAGCGATGACCAAAGGAAGCGACCAGAGATACTTGGGAGATACCACGAAACTCAAGATCGCACAAGGAGTAGTTGGAGCAGTTGCAGATAAAGGCTCGGTATTGAAGTTTGTACCTTACACAATGCATGCCGTGAAGCAAGGTTTCCAAGATCTCGGTGCTTCCTCTTTGCAGTCTGCTCACGAGCTATTGAGAGATAATGTCCTCAGACTCGAG GCTCGTACTGGTGCAGCACAGATAGAAGGTGGAATTCATGGACTGGTTTCATATGAAAAGAAATCGTTTTAA